A window of the Euzebya pacifica genome harbors these coding sequences:
- the rsmH gene encoding 16S rRNA (cytosine(1402)-N(4))-methyltransferase RsmH encodes MASAPHDPVMVDRIVDLLAVTDDRPAVLVDCTLGAAGHAARLLAASGPNTHLVGFDRDPDALDLARRRLSAFADRVTLVHAPFDEFTEHVAPVVAQHGPLMGVLYDLGVSSMQLDTPGRGFSFRAFGPLDMRMDTTSPTTAAEFVNAASETELERILSEYGEESHARRIAQAIVANRPFTTTVGLADLIAQAMPRTQRRKDRAKGIHPATRSFQGLRIAVNSELERFGASLPQALELAAPAPGTSPRDGDVDGRGGRTANTSDRGGRIATLAYHSLEDRIAKRFFSDAADGCICPPGLPVCGCGRVPLLSHVSRKGERPSEEEVAANPRARSATLRVVERLSGDETPDDDQLGTR; translated from the coding sequence ATGGCCAGCGCACCCCACGATCCCGTCATGGTCGACCGCATCGTCGACCTCCTCGCCGTCACCGACGACCGCCCCGCGGTCCTCGTCGACTGCACCCTCGGCGCGGCCGGCCACGCCGCCCGCCTGCTGGCCGCCAGCGGCCCCAACACCCACCTCGTCGGCTTCGATCGTGATCCCGACGCGCTGGACCTGGCCCGTCGTCGCCTGTCGGCCTTCGCCGACCGCGTCACCCTCGTGCACGCCCCCTTCGACGAGTTCACCGAACACGTTGCCCCGGTCGTCGCCCAGCACGGGCCCCTCATGGGTGTGCTCTACGACCTCGGTGTGTCCTCCATGCAGCTCGACACGCCCGGGAGGGGCTTCTCCTTCCGTGCCTTCGGGCCGCTCGACATGCGCATGGACACCACGTCGCCGACCACCGCTGCGGAGTTCGTCAACGCCGCCAGCGAGACCGAGCTGGAGCGGATCCTCTCGGAGTACGGCGAGGAGTCCCACGCACGACGGATCGCCCAGGCGATCGTCGCCAACCGTCCCTTCACGACCACGGTCGGCCTTGCCGACCTGATCGCCCAGGCCATGCCCCGTACGCAGCGCCGCAAGGATCGCGCCAAGGGCATCCACCCCGCCACCCGGTCCTTCCAGGGCCTGCGGATCGCGGTCAACTCAGAGCTCGAACGCTTCGGTGCCTCCCTTCCCCAGGCACTGGAGCTGGCGGCGCCCGCCCCCGGAACATCCCCCCGCGACGGTGACGTCGACGGCCGGGGCGGGCGCACCGCCAACACCTCCGATCGTGGCGGTCGCATCGCCACGCTCGCCTATCACAGCCTGGAGGACCGTATTGCCAAACGGTTCTTCTCCGACGCGGCCGATGGCTGCATCTGCCCTCCGGGTCTCCCGGTGTGCGGCTGCGGTCGCGTCCCCCTCCTCTCCCACGTCAGCCGCAAGGGTGAGCGCCCCTCCGAGGAAGAGGTGGCTGCCAACCCGCGCGCCCGATCGGCGACGCTGCGGGTCGTGGAACGTCTCTCCGGGGACGAGACCCCTGACGACGACCAGCTCGGGACCCGGTGA